In the Eptesicus fuscus isolate TK198812 chromosome 22, DD_ASM_mEF_20220401, whole genome shotgun sequence genome, tactGCTATTTTCTTTACCTAACAGGTTTTTGGAAACTTGAATatttaaatagttattaaaaaatgaatttaatattttccttagaaataccacatgatctcactcatctatggataataaagaaaattataagctgttgaacaaaaagatagatacagagacagtaaagcatcaaacagaaggtcaaatgacagtgggaaggttagggagaggtgggggagataagagatcaaccaaaggacttgtatgcaagcatataagcataaccaatggacacaaaactctgttagggcatgtatgggagtgggagggggggggggcaatggtaagatatgtacacatataataccttaataaaaaaatgaaaaaaaatattttccttagaaAAGTATCATGAAAATAGTTAATATGctgtagaaaaacaaaattataatgtaTTCCTAAGCCATATAGAAATGATGCCTGGATTAGAGGCATCATTGTTCTTCAGATTCACAGATTTTCAGAAAATTCTAGTTTTGTGGTCATAACTTCAACCCAAAGAGTTGCTTGGGTTGTTTTATAGTCAATAAAGAATTCATGATCACACTGGCTGGTGTGATttagtggttggagtgtcagccctcaCACCCAGGGGTCtttcttgggtttgattcccggtcaagggcatatacctgggttgcaggttccatccccggccctggtcaggttgtgttcgggaggcaaccaatcgatgtttgtctcacgtcgatgtttctctttccctctccctctctctccattcctccctttcacttcttaaaaaaaaaatttaatgaaaaatatatcctggggtgaggattaacaaaaaaaaaaaaaatcatgaataacTGCAAGCATATTTTGTTGACATGATTGGTTCTTTTGGCTAACTCCTGCTGAATTATTTTCAGCCTTAGAAATTattccttgttgttgttgttgttgttgttgttgttgttaatactgacaggatatttttttccattgactttttcaaaacatttttattgatttcagagaagaagggatagggggagagagatagaaacctcagtgatgaatcattgatcagctgcctcttgcacgccccctactgggaaatcgagcctgcaacctgggcatatgccctgactgggaatcacatggtgagctcctggttcatagctcaacacttaaccactgagccatgccggagGTAGCATTAAGTATCATTTTATATGCTTTTAGTATTTACATCAACCGTAAGTGGAATACATACTAGTAGTTATGTTGAGAGATGTCTTTATTATTTGTAGATTTCAATTAACTGATGCAATATCTGTACTTCATAACAGATATAATCAAAAGCTGACTCTTATGTTACTTGGTGTGAGATCATGTGTTTCAGTTTTTAGCTTAATTATATGGATATATTTTCACATTCAGAACCAATCCCACCCGTCCTAActgcataaattaaaaatatacagtttGTTGCTATATTAGACTCAGTGTGCACACCAAGAACTGGTTAGAAGTTCCACACccactctctttctccttccctgttTTGTTAGATGAAGACGTTCAATGAAGCTTGCCTGATGGTAAGGAAACCAGCCCTAGAGCTTCTGCGTTACCTGAAAAACACCAATTTTGCTCATCCAGCTGTACGATACGTTCTCTGTATCCTTTCCTGCCTTCGTGGGCTGTCTTAAGCCAGTGCTTTCCTCCCTCAAAtgtgagaaaagaagaaatgcaaGTGTACTCTTTGTTAGCAGAAGTGTTCCTTCTGGTAATGTTTTCTTTAACAGCAAGTGCTTTAGATGGGGAGAAGGGAACAGGAAAAACACTCAGTCTTTGCcatattattcatttctgtgcAAAACAGGACTGGCTGATACTGCATATTCCAGATGGTAAGAACTGTCTTCACTCTGCAGGGGTTTGTTCCTGTCCTGTGGTAGCACTGTGGCTTTAATGCTCTGATGGCTACAGGGGAGGCCTCTGCTCCAGACAGTGATCTAAACTAGTTcataatttcttcttcttattgaCAAGCAAGTTGCAAGGTGAAGTAAATGCAACAAGAAGAAAAtcagctgcccagccagtgtgggtcacTGGTTGactcatgcaccaggaggtcacatgccctgGCTGCACACTCAATACCCAGcaggggtcctgcaggaggcagcccatccatgttgctgtttctctctcatccatgttcctgtctccctctcccttcctctctctcaaatgaataaaaacctattttttaaaaagaagaagaaattcagCTAAAAGCTCCCTGGAACCTTTTGATAATAAGAATGAGCTATTTTGGCCTAGCAGTCCTCCCTTTGATATGTGATGCCCAAGAGCATAAACTCCCACCTTAGAGGTCATCACAGGTGTTATGGCCGTCAGTCAACAGTTTTGAGTATCCAGAGAAACTGACATGGTACTGGTAATCAGCATTCTAGAGTTTAAAAACTTAAACGCTCATTCTTTGTGCATATCCTCCCTTGTGTATGTGCATCCACATACTATGACTATCTTTAGAAACTACGAGGATGCTGAGGTGACCATTAATTCACTTGGATGCCTTGTGTGTTGAGTGCAATGATCATGTTTAATCTAAAATAAACCCTGGAAACAAGGCTGTAAGAAGTACATAGGACACTAAAGCCATTCCCCGTGACTTAAAGAATTAATAGAGTACTTTGTGTTGTATACAGTTAGTTCCTGCCTACTTTGTTCTCTTTGCCCCCGCCCCCTTTTTTTTAGCTCATCTTTGGGTGAAGAACTGCCGGGATCTTCTGCAGTCCACCTACAACAAACAGCGCTTTGATCAACCTTTAGAGGCTTCGATCTGGCTGaagaatttcaaaactacaaatgAGCGTTTCTTGAGTCAGGTGACTAGACTCCCAGAAGTTTGGTGCTGGACattctttaaatagattttatctTCTTTGTGCCCCACGTACCAGTAGACTGGAGAACTAGTATCGTGGTTGAGATAACTATACCATTTTCTGTTTTTTGCATATACAGTATTTTACTCACAGTGAGCTCACAATCTGAAACTCATTTATCCATAGAGGCATCAGTAGGCTGTTCCCATATTGTGGGTATCAAATTGAAGTTCAGATTAATTCATTGACTTTCCAAGGTCATAGGCTCAGATTCTCTAAAGCATcttctaactcagtggtcggcaaaccgcggctcacgagccacatgcggctctttggccccttgagtgtggctcttccacaaaataccacgtgcgggtgcgcacgtacagtgcgattgaaacttcgtggcccatgcgcagaagtgggttttcagctctcaaaagaaatttcaatcgttgtactgttgatatttggctctgttgactaatgcgtttgccgaccactgttctaactaCATAATTTTCTCCAGATAAAATCTTTTTTGGAACCAGAAATGTATTGGTAAAATTACTCTTTACTCTAGTAACTCTTGAATATGATCTCTAAGCCAGAGGTTTTCAAATCTAGAAATTTAGAGTCATCTAGGAACCTATTAAAAATGTAGGTGTCAAGGTCTTAACCTGGACCTTTATAGTCagaatcgtgtgtgtgtgtgtgtgtgtgtgtgtgtgtgtgtgtgtgtgtgtgtgtgtttaagctcCAGGCAGAAATGGGCTAGATAGCATTCACTCATATTGAGATAGACCTCTTATAGGGCttgaaaaatagatttaaacTGATTCTAATAACACAAccttttgtttggttttagataaaaattcaagagaagtATGTCTGGAATAAGCGAGAAAGCATTGAGAAAGGCAGTTCTCTGGGAGAAGTAGTTGAACAGGTATAAAAAAAGATACTGTGTACTGTGCCATAACCAGAGAAGGCCTCTTATAGATAGGACTGGACTGTAAGCCACTATCTCCCTTTTGCTACAGGGTATAACACGGGTGAGGAACGCCACAGATGCCGTTGGGATTGTGCTTAAAGAGCTAAAGAGGCAAAGTTCTTTGGGTATTTTTCACCTCCTGGTGGCAGTGGATGGAGTCAATGCTCTCTGGGGAAGGACCATGCTGAAAAGAGAAGATAAAAGCCCAGTAGGAAAACTGAGTTTCTCTGTTCTGGGTTCTCTGATTTCTGGTGccatattatatactagaggcccggagcatgaaaattcatgcactggagcgggtgtccctcagccaggcctgccccctctcacagtcggggagccctcatgggcgggaggcaacccagtgatcaggggaaggcgatgcccccatcacacctctgctgctgccactgctggccgcacaagccttggccggccctggttacctgagcctcaggccggcTCTgggaggcttgcctgctcctcgggctggccctgggcggctgggaggctgaggggactgggggactcctgaggcaggtgtgcagagcggTGGGACCTGCCTTGGGGCGGGCCGGCCATGCcgtgcgcctgccaccccggccgggctgaggggactgggcgccaccattttgtggctgtgggcgctgccatctttgagggtgtggcagtcagttagcatattccctctttattagataggataggctgGGCATAGTAGACATACAGTATATTTTCTTGGGTAGGAGTATTTGAATTAGATGTATAGTGAAAGTAGCATCAAAAGGAGCtgatacagccctggctggtttggctcagttgattggagcattgtcctgtacaccaaaaggtggatttgattcccagactgggcacatacccaggttgtgagtttgagCTCCAGTCTGAGCAAGTACAGgagacaacaaattgatattcctccctctccctctctctccctctcccgccttttctctctaaagccaatttttttaaagaagattatACCAAGTTCCACTATCCATTGAAAACTAAGGGAGagtattttgggttttttaaaatatattttattgatatatagagaggaagggagagggatagagagttagaaacactgatgagagagaaacatctatcagctgcctcctgcacacctcctactggggatgtgcctgcaaccaaggtgcatgcccttgactggaattgaatctgggacccttcagtccacaggccgacgctctatccactgagccaaaccagttagggctaggagAGTATTTTGAAAAGAGCATGACAAGAGAAGCTACtagtacatttttttcctttctattctctTTTCAAAATGAGGCTGTGTGGTGTAGAAAGAGGAGATCAGAAGTATCTTCGGGGTATTTGGAGACGGTGGGTGTTTtctcctttggggattgtttttacCTCCAGAAGCACAGTAGTTTTAGGGCCAACAGCTATGCAGCTTATCTCAGAGGCTATACCTTCGGCCTCTGCTACGGTTAGGTAGTAGTTGAGGGTTTTTTAGTTGCTATTAATTACTGGTAATTTGTCTCAGGGGAGCATCCAGGCAAAAGCAAATAATGGCCTCTTTCtgctcccaccccttcctcccctcacACACTGACCAATGTGCAGATCGCCGCAGAGGAACTAGCACTTATTCACAACCTGAGGAAGATGGTGAAAAACGATTGGGTGAGTGCATATGGTGCCAATcacatttcagagagagatgtattttcatttcaaagATCTTCCACTATTTCATTCCTAGTACTTTCCAGTCTCTAATTTTATGGACAGAAAGttcctttatctcatttaattcccataaactatcaattttaaaatctatatatttggTTTCTAATCTTTCCACTTAACTGGAGTAAGCTTATTcaaaaccattttatttaaatattggtGTAATTACTTTGCTTGCAATTGTTCAAgtgtttttatatcttcttttttagctttttctAATTGGCTTCTTCTCCTTTCAGAATGGAGGTGCCATTGTGTTGACTTTGAGCCAGACTGGGTCTCTTTACAAGCCCCGGAACGCCTACATgccccaggagctgctgggaaAGGTCAAGTCATTGGAAAATGTTTCCCTTAGATAGTCCTTCTGTCtaaagacatctttttttttttttttaacataatttcaGACTTGGAGAAAAATTATATTCCTGTATGACTTCAACCAAATTCCTAAAATGTTAACTTTAATCATATTTGCTTtactcttcttcctcttcattctttttttctgaatatgtGGCAGTAACCTGAGGATGCATGCCTCTTTATCTCAAAATCATGTGTACTTCCTAAAACCAAAGATATCTTAATATATAACCAAAGCACAGCTGTCAAAGTCAGAAAGTTGACATCGATATAGTACTGTTAACCTCGTCTATGGAACTTCCTCTGGTTTTGCCAGAATATCCCAGCATTCTTTACAGAAAAAAGAGGGTCCTGGACTACGTGTTGCACTCCGTGGTCATGTGTCTTTCGTCTCCTTTAACCTGGGACAGTTCCTCAGTCTTTGTCTTCTataatcttaatatttttatttttatttctgaagacTTATGCCAGTTATCTTAGGGGTTATTTTATGAAgtttctgatgtttttctcctgATTATATGTGATATTAGAAGTGATGTGTGTTCTTAGTGCATAATATCAGAAGGCACATGAGACCTATTTCTCCTACTACCAGCAATGCTAACCTTGAACATAGTTAAGGTGGCATCCATTTCTGTCCTCAGTGAAgttgttattttacttttatagtgAACAAATAATCTTGTGGATGTATACTTTGAGACTAGGTAAATATCCTGTTCCTCCTCAAATTTCTCCTTACTAGTTTTAGTACTCATTGGTGATTCTTCCTAAATCAGTTATCATGATAATTGCAAAATAGATATATTCTAGTTCCATCATTTCCTCTAAATGTATCAGCTGGCTTTCTATTATATGTAAGAATTTTCCTTTCTaccttatgtatttatttgtttcagtACAGACATGTGGATTCTTAATTTTTACtaccattatttattttgatgcttaAATTATCCCAGATTTGGCCAGTAGGTGCCCCTTTAAGCTTACCCTGGATGCATATGGGCTACTGATAACACCCAGTTAAAGGCACCTTCTGGACCATGGTTgggcagtttttttgttttgttttgttttgtttttggggggggggggcagtgttaATACCCACCATTTCCAAGCCACGGAAAACTGATAGAGAAGAATTTATTTTCAAGATgaattcctgccctggctggtttgctaagtggatagagcatgcaGACCAgaaggtccagggttcgattccagtcaagggcacgtgcatGGGTTGCGGAGGCAAcagatctatgattctctctcatcattgatgtttctatctaactctccctcttccttcctctctaaagtcagtaaaaatattatttaattgaatTCCTAATGAGGTCAACATAGAACACAGTTGCCTGAacagccacacacacaggcaaCAAGTAGTAGACGaaccagagagagaagggaggttaCCTTTAAGAGTGTGTGTGGCCAGAGCACTGCCTGGTGCGCACGGGCCTGTGTGTCACTTAACAATTACTGTGTCTTTATCCCTTTTCTTCTCCAGGAAGGATTTGATGCCTTGGATCCCTTTATTCCTATCCTGGTTGGCAACTATAACCCAAAAGAATTTGAAAGTTGTATTCAGTATTATTTGGAAAACAGTTGGCTTCAACATGAGAAAGGTCAGTTGTTAATTTTTCTGTAAGGACTTCATGCTGTCAGGAAGATCCCCACTGTCAAAGCCTTGATCTCTTCTTCCCTCAAGAGTAGTGTGTCAtttgtatttcatcttttttccctTTATCTTGACTTCTTCCTGGCTGACCCAATGGTACagaaggggtggggggtaagggttAATTTACAAAAGACATTATATCTCTCCCTAAATTCTCAGagtagtataaaataaaatgctcatgCTAGGAGAGGAGGCCGGACCAAGCCCAGTCACTTGGTTCAGGTTGCTGCCACACTCTCATTGTTGCATTTttctttatgtgtgttttttataagtTTTGTTCATTGTTGCATTTATTCATCATTCAACAAACTTCAATTGACTCATATGCTAGGACACCCACAGAATAGTTGACAGTGTGTAAGAGACTACCCTCCCCCCAACAAAGCAAATCTTTGCTATACCTGTCCTAGTCTTGTACATGAAAGCAATCGAGCTGTTCTTTTCATCCTTGCccttggctgggggagggggaggaggaggagggtgtagAGGAAAAGTCAAGGCTGTTCTATCAATAGGTCATAGAGAATCAGCTGTCATTGGAACATGTTACTAAAGGAAAGAGTGTATATAAAGCAGCTGCAACATGATGGGTTGGGAAGCACAGTGTAGAGGTTTGGTGGATGGGAGATCTGACCTTGTCCTAAAGTCCAGAGGTCATCTTGGAATAGTGGAAAAGATAAATGCTGGACTGGAgaatagagacagaaagggaaatgtGCATAGAAAATATAATCGTTTATTAGGATAAAGGCTCTAGAAGTGAGGTCTCTTGGGAGTGCTGATGACATCAAAATGTAATCTAGATAATGTAGCCTCTACAGAATGCTCTGTGTGTAACATGACGCTCAGGAGAAAATTGCCAATTATCTGTGCTCGATTCCTTTTCAGCTCATACGGAAGAAGGTAAAAAGGAGCTGCTGTTCCTCAGTAATGGGAATCCTGGGCAGCTGGAGCGGCTCTGTGCCTACCTCTAGGCCATGGTCACAACATCCATGGAAGGCAATGGACATTAAGGCCCATCAGATGGGGACGTCCCGCAGTACACAGAGCTGTGGGACTGGACAGTACTGCACGTCAGCTCCCAACTTCGCTGAAATGGGTTCCTTGTAAAGTGATTATAATGGCAATAAGACATCCTCTTGTTCCTGAAACTAATATCAGTTTATTATAtgtggtttttacattttaatcaatCATGcatcttttccttaaaaattaaattatctttctttaaGTGTTGTGTTAGATCTATGCGATGGGAAGAGTCTTCAGATTGGCCAACTTTTACACTTTTATCCGTGGTCCTTGACAACCTTACTGACACTCCACCTGAATCAAGTAGTAAACCCTGACAGAATACATTGTATGTAATGATTAAATTGTCCTTAATGCATACTAGCTGTGTACCATCTTTGGGAGATTTGAGAATAATTACTCAAATCAGTTTCAATAGAGTTAAATTGTCTGACCATACCCAAGTTCTTGGTATAGAGTCAGAAGTTTGAGTCCCAAATCTACCACTTAATCGCTGTCTTAGGGTCTCTTACCCTATTTCCTTATTTGATTTCACCTTATCTCCATTtgactacataaggccactctaccaagtacAGGAGACAGCATCTccacctaatacacagaaacaaacacagggaagcagccaaactgacaagacaaagaaatagttcccaaatttaaaaacaggagaaaacttgagaaaaagaattaaatgaaatggaagcaagcaaattatcagatatagagttcaaaatataGGTATAAGGATACTCTAGGAATTCAGTGAGCACTTCAGTAGCATAAAAAAAGGCATGGAACAcctacctggcaggggagataccatgatcacaaAGGTGATTTTCCCAAGGTGAGGATACACTGCACTCCGGATGTGCTGGCCCCTgggatttccccaaatgtgggcaACTCagctgcataatttgtggtagtgggaaCTGCATTTGCATTCTCCCCTGAAACAAAATCAGACTTGGAGCCCTAtccagtgtgctcaatggttagagtgttagcccatgcaccaaatggtcaagggttcgattcccagtaaagggcacgtacctgggttgcaggtttgatccctctgggaggcaaccaattaatgtgtctctctcatcaatgtttttctccctccccacctctcttcctccctccgtcccactctctaaaaatcaatggaaaaaataccctcagatgaggagtaacaaaaaagtaaatttttaaaaaggatatagaaaccacaaaaaaagaatcagatgaaggatacactaatgaaaatgaataaatgatcacTAGGCCATGTGTAGGTGGGCATGGAGTGCACACCAAGTGTCTGCCCCCTTTgcctaaggcaggggtcctcaaactttttaaacgggggccagttcactgtccctccgactgttggagggccggactatagttttaaaaaaactatgaacaaattcctatgcacactgcacatatcttatttttgaagtaaaaaaacaaaacagcaaaaacacccacatgtggcccgcgggccatagtttgaggacgcctggcctaagGGGTCaactcccaggctcctcccacacCTTTTGAGgacctggggctgcaggcaggacctgGGGAACTAGTGATCAGCTGGGGCCCAGGCTCAGCAGGTCCCTGGAGCTGCAGGGGAGCACTGAGGGTGCTGCGTGCTGAATGGGGGCCCAAGGGATGAGAGATGCTGCCTCGGAGGTGGAGTGGCATCCGGGACTTGGACAGGAGGCGCCGGGGCTGGGGCCTCTTCCTAGCCGGAGCAACGGAGGTCAAGAAGGCAGAGGGTCCAGGGAGTGGGTTCTGGGACCCCAACCTCACCCAGCAGATTCCCTGGACCCGGGCTCCATCGCCCTCCCACAGTTCCCAGGCCAGGCGggctctttcctgcctccctgccttcgtGCATGcagttccctccacctggaatgcccttcctcaGCCTTCAGGTCCCAGCCGGCTCTAACTCCACTGGAGAATCTTCCCCGAGTCCCTTGGGGCTGCCCCTGCATCCTGCACCCACCTTGGTCACATTTTCTTGATGATGCTCTCACGGGTGGTGAGGTCTTGGGGATGCTACCTTTGCCTTGTACCCCCGCGCCTGGCAcagacaggtgctcagtaaagccggaaggaagggaaggagctagggaggaaggaagggaaaggagcagagaaaCACCTCCTAGGATTGGAGAGGACCTGGGCCgtgagcacctggcacagggctgggcacggagcaaagcccactcccttcctgccgcctccacttgagcctgggctccagcaccttctgcctcATCCCATTTGGAGCCGGCTCAGGGCTCCTCTCTATACACACAGGCCTGTGTCTGTTGTCCCTTTGGAGGCAAAGTCATCACACCAGGATGCAGACGTGCACTTGACTTCATCAGGAGCTGAGTGTTTGGGAGAATTGGGAGAAAGGCCTCCATTCTCCCAAATCCAGGACCATGCAAGCTTGCAAGGCCCGAGGGCTGACCTTGAGCAGGGGACTTCAGAGGGTTTTCACACTGAGTACTTTCTGCAAACAATGCCTTACCTGATGGCCATGACATACAACAGATGGAAACTAAGCTGCTTAGGGTGAAGTTGTGCGGTGTTGAgggctcctgggagaggggaccAGAGTCCCCTTTCCCCTGTAGCTCTGGGTCCCAGGAAGATGGGGAGCAAAGCCCACTCCCTTCCTGCCGCCTCCACttgagcctgggctccagcaccttctgcctcATCCCACTGGGAGCCGGCTCAGAGGCAGCCTCCACACCCGCAGGCCTGAGTCTGTTGCCCATTTGGAGGCAAGGGACCCCCTTATTTCTGAACGGAGCGCCTGGCGGGATGTCCCTGCAGCGTgtggaggaaggagcagagggcTCCGATCCTAGAGGCTGCGTACAGGTCCTGGCCGCCTCGTCCCAGCTTGGGCCCTGAAGGGCTCTCTGGTAATCCAGCCACAGTTACAAATGCACAGAGGGCCCCGGAGCCTCCTGGGTTCGTGAAAATGGGGACCACACACGTCAGCTGCAGAGACCGACCTGGTTCCCAATCCAGCTCTGCCCCATCCCAGCTGAGGGAAGCGCGGAGGCCTGGTTCTGACCTGTGGAACGGGAATGATGTGCTGGGCCGGCTCCCAGCGGGCACGGGCTGGGTGGCAGGGTGACTCTTACTTTCTGCAGTAACAGGaactggccagcagagggagacATCCTCTGCCGCCTCCCAAGacaggcagctgggctgggcggAAACCACACCTGGTTCCCCTTCAGAAGGGGTAAGGGGGAGGCAGAAGGGTGGctttggggccaggtgggcacccagctgccctgggaggcCTGTTCTGCCTACCACCCTACAGACGGGTCCCCTCTGGTGGCCGCACTGCGCAGGCTGAGCCCTCCAGGAGCTGGATGTCAGCACAGACTGGGTGCTCTCGGCATTTCctccggggagaggggaggcgggTGTGGGGGCGGAGTGCCCACCTGGTGTCTGCACCCCCGTGCCTAAGGGGTCAacgtcccccccccgcccctcccagacTGGTTTGAGgacctggggctgcaggcaggacctgGGGAACTGGTGACTGGCTGTGGCCCGGGCTCAGCAGGTCCCGGGAGCTGCAGGGGAGCACTGAGGGTGCCTATTGCTGAATGGGGGCCCAGGGGATGAGAGATGCTGCCTCGGAGGTGGGGTGGCATCGGGGACTTGGACCAGGAGGCGCCGGGGCAGAGCCACGTCTCACAGAGCGAATGCAGGAAGTCTGCTGGTTTGCAGACCCCGAATCAATTTCATTTCGAGGTAAAACAAAATCTGCCAGGAGAGGCAGGCGGCGTAAGCCAGACGGGAAAAATCATGGCACTTTGTAATCAAAGCCACAGACGGTGACGCAAGGCCCTCGCCCCAGGGCAGCGGGAGGGACCGAGGGACAAAGAGAGCAGCCGCCCGGAGGCACTGGTGCCATGGCCGGACCCCGtctgctgggggtggaggagggggtgaggggaagggtgaAGCCCATCAGAGCAAATGGCCACAGGGTGAAGGGCCGCTtacccagaggtcacaggtcaCGGAGACAGAGGCTCTGGGCGGCCG is a window encoding:
- the DAP3 gene encoding 28S ribosomal protein S29, mitochondrial, which produces MLKGVTRLVSRVHKLDPGHVLRLGTQAPQSLAAHLDNQVSSESPRAISCTSENDPAKHEEKHEGQHYNLPLQDMKTIFPHGLPSRYAMQMKTFNEACLMVRKPALELLRYLKNTNFAHPAVRYVLYGEKGTGKTLSLCHIIHFCAKQDWLILHIPDAHLWVKNCRDLLQSTYNKQRFDQPLEASIWLKNFKTTNERFLSQIKIQEKYVWNKRESIEKGSSLGEVVEQGITRVRNATDAVGIVLKELKRQSSLGIFHLLVAVDGVNALWGRTMLKREDKSPIAAEELALIHNLRKMVKNDWNGGAIVLTLSQTGSLYKPRNAYMPQELLGKEGFDALDPFIPILVGNYNPKEFESCIQYYLENSWLQHEKAHTEEGKKELLFLSNGNPGQLERLCAYL